One Chiloscyllium punctatum isolate Juve2018m chromosome 19, sChiPun1.3, whole genome shotgun sequence genomic window carries:
- the LOC140491261 gene encoding uncharacterized protein yields MAGCEIPTAGREIPTAGREITTAGREIPTAGREITTAGREITTAGREIPTAGREITTAGREITTAGREITTAGREIPTAGREITTAGREIPTAGREITTAGREIPTAGREIPTAGREITTAGREITTAGREIPTAGREITTAGREIPTAGRDIPTAGREIPTAGREITTAGREIPTPGREIPTAGREITTSGREINTPGHETAHAQPLRERHLSPLRDCSAGPRDCQAGFVHSLRPGVPWLGEERREEKDQKWKSEEGKEKNEKESLKIPFSNEGILTELPPAAYETMLKQTDILFLLH; encoded by the exons ATGGCGGGCTGCGAGATCCCCACAGCCGGCCGAGAGATCCCCACAGccggccgagagatcaccacagcCGGCCGAGAGATCCCCACAGccggccgagagatcaccacagccggccgagagatcaccacagcCGGCCGAGAGATCCCCACAGccggccgagagatcaccacagccggccgagagatcaccacagccggccgagagatcaccacagcCGGCCGAGAGATCCCCACAGccggccgagagatcaccacagcCGGCCGAGAGATCCCCACAGccggccgagagatcaccacagcCGGCCGAGAGATCCCCACAGCCGGCCGAGAGATCCCCACAGccggccgagagatcaccacagccggccgagagatcaccacagcCGGCCGAGAGATCCCCACAGccggccgagagatcaccacagcCGGCCGAGAGATCCCCACAGCCGGCCGAGATATCCCCACAGCCGGCCGAGAGATCCCCACAGccggccgagagatcaccacagcCGGCCGAGAGAtccccacaccaggccgagagatccCCACAGccggccgagagatcaccacatcaGGCAGAGAGATCAACACACCTGGCCACGAGACTGCACATGCTCAGCCACTGAGAGAGCGGCACCTTAGCCCACTGAGAGATTGCTCAGCTGGGCCGAGAGACTGTCAGGCTGGGTTTGTGCACAGTCTGAGACCAGGAGTCCCATGGCtaggagaagaaagaagagaggagaaagatcAAAAATGGAAAAGcgaagaaggaaaagagaaaaatgaaaaggaaag TTTGAAAATCCCCTTTTCAAATGAAGGAATACTCACAGAGCTCCcacctgcagcatatgagacaaTGCTGAAGCAAACCGATATTCTGTTCCTCCTTCATTGA